From Algoriphagus sp. NG3, the proteins below share one genomic window:
- a CDS encoding RagB/SusD family nutrient uptake outer membrane protein: MKNIIKTLMLGSALILGSCDSLLETEPRQSLTPETAFSDVESFESLLMSIYGKVRSFDYYGQTMMVAPEIMADNLRLIANTGRYVGEEVNADRAHIDIWEFEGDDDPNEFRGIYAGINEANILITEIDKVEGDEALRTKLKGEAHFLRALFYFDLARVYGYEPGQEVNGFNASVILRTTPTLGFSDADFKARSTNREVYDQIESDLTSAISSLGGQSVGTEDNYRASKGAAETLLARVYLYEGKNSEAAAMATQAMASMGLTNSGEGLVAANAYEEAFNTFPNPESIFEIEIRSVDWSTVDGVNNSMSSLSANVFTGAQFIVTATDELLASYGAGDVRRDMWDETTRSGADGVVYASKKWLGSKGDFLENLPILRASELYLIRAEARQKTGDNAGALADLNALRSKRGVSALAGITGNDLFQAILNERRIEFALEGHRWFDLKRNGLTISKAGSAEPVPYSDYRILAPIPQDEIILNDLLENNPGYN; the protein is encoded by the coding sequence ATGAAAAATATTATAAAAACACTTATGCTAGGCAGTGCTCTGATTTTGGGCTCATGCGATAGCCTTTTAGAAACAGAACCTAGGCAAAGCCTAACTCCTGAAACTGCCTTTTCAGATGTGGAGAGCTTTGAATCCCTATTAATGTCTATTTATGGAAAGGTAAGGAGCTTCGACTATTATGGACAGACTATGATGGTCGCTCCGGAAATTATGGCCGATAATCTTAGGCTTATAGCTAATACTGGGAGGTATGTTGGTGAGGAAGTCAATGCAGACCGGGCTCATATTGATATTTGGGAGTTTGAAGGAGATGATGATCCTAATGAATTCAGAGGGATCTATGCCGGGATTAATGAAGCAAATATACTCATCACCGAAATTGACAAGGTAGAGGGTGACGAAGCGCTTCGTACCAAATTGAAAGGTGAGGCACATTTTCTAAGAGCACTGTTCTACTTCGATCTTGCAAGAGTCTATGGCTATGAGCCAGGTCAGGAAGTGAATGGATTTAATGCTTCGGTTATTCTGAGAACAACACCTACTTTGGGCTTCTCTGATGCGGATTTTAAAGCTAGAAGCACCAATCGTGAGGTTTATGATCAGATTGAGTCTGATTTGACTAGCGCTATTTCAAGCTTGGGAGGTCAGTCCGTAGGTACCGAAGACAATTACCGGGCTTCCAAAGGTGCCGCAGAAACCTTGTTGGCAAGAGTTTATCTCTATGAAGGAAAAAATTCTGAAGCGGCCGCCATGGCTACTCAGGCTATGGCATCAATGGGGTTGACTAATAGTGGTGAAGGTTTGGTAGCTGCCAATGCATATGAAGAAGCTTTCAATACTTTCCCGAATCCTGAATCGATATTTGAGATAGAAATCCGTTCTGTAGATTGGAGTACTGTCGATGGTGTAAATAACTCCATGAGTTCATTATCTGCCAATGTCTTCACTGGCGCACAATTTATTGTGACTGCTACAGATGAATTGCTGGCTTCCTATGGGGCAGGGGATGTGAGAAGGGATATGTGGGATGAGACCACCCGTAGTGGAGCTGATGGAGTAGTTTATGCTTCCAAGAAATGGCTTGGCTCCAAAGGGGATTTCCTGGAAAACTTACCGATTTTGAGAGCCTCTGAGCTATACCTGATCAGAGCTGAAGCCAGGCAGAAAACCGGTGATAATGCAGGGGCTCTTGCTGACCTGAATGCCTTAAGGAGCAAAAGAGGTGTAAGCGCATTGGCGGGAATTACTGGTAATGACTTGTTTCAAGCAATTCTTAATGAAAGAAGAATTGAGTTTGCGCTGGAAGGGCATAGATGGTTTGACCTGAAAAGAAACGGTCTGACCATTTCTAAAGCTGGATCAGCCGAGCCTGTACCTTACAGTGACTATCGTATTCTAGCTCCAATTCCTCAGGATGAAATTATATTAAATGACCTGTTGGAGAATAATCCTGGTTACAACTAA